Within Haematobia irritans isolate KBUSLIRL chromosome 2, ASM5000362v1, whole genome shotgun sequence, the genomic segment attctataaaaattatacttttataaaattttatacaaaaatgaaatttggacaaaattttttataaaaatgcaattttaacaaaattttctataaaattgaaatcttgacaaaattttctatggaaataaaatttggaaaattttttttatggaaataaaattgtatggaagaaaaaaaattgtatagaaataaaatttggacaatattttctatagaaataaaatttggacagaattttctatagaaattatttttggaaagaattttctatagaaataaaagttggacaaaattttcaattgaaataaaatttacacaaaatcttctactgaaataaaattgtggggaaaaaattgaatagaaatgcaattttgacaaaattttctataaaaataaaattttgtgaaaatcttctatagaaataaaattctgacaaaattttctatagaaataaaattttgactaaattttctacagaaataaaatgttaacaaaatcttcttagaaataaaattctcgcaaaattttctatagaaataagaatttgacaaaatattctataaggattatatttttataaagttttctataaaaatgaaattttgacaaaattttttataaaaatgcaattttaacaaaattttcaataaaaatgaaattttgacaaaattttctatggaaaaaaaatttggagaaaattttctacataaataaaattttttcataattttctatagaaataaaagttggaaaaaattttaaattgaaataaaatttacacaaattcttcttcaggaataaaattttgaggaaaattaagtagaaatgcaattttgacaaaattttctatagaaataaaattttgtgaaacttttctatagaaataaaattcagacaaaattgtctgtagaaataaaattttgacaaaattttctatagagataaaattttgacaaaattttctatagagataaagttttgacaaaattttctatagagataaaattttgacaaaattttctatagcaataacattttgacaaaattttctataaaaatgaaaatttgacaacattttttataaaaatgtaattttaacaaaattttctataaaaatgaaattttgacaaaattttctttggaaataaaatttggagaaaattttgtatagaaataaaattttgataatatttcctataaaaataaaatttggacagaattttctatagaaattattttggaaagaattttctatagaaataaaattttgtcaaaaatttctatagaaataaaagttggacaaaattttcaattgaaataaaatttacacaaaatcttcttcaggaataaaattctgggaaaaaattgaatagaaatgcaattttgacaaaattttctatagaaataaaattttgtgaaaattttctatagaaataaaatgcagacaaaattttctatagaaataaaattttgacaaaattttgtatagagataaaattttgacaaaattttctataaagataaaattttgacaaaattttctatagaaataaagttgtgacaaaattttctatagaaataagattttgacaaaatattctttcaaaacaatatttttataaaattttctataaaaatgaaattttgacagaattttctataaaaatgaaattttgacaaaattttctataaaaatgaaattttgacgaaattttttacagcaataaaatttggacaaaattttcaattgaaataaaattctggggaaaacatttatagaaattaaattctgtggaaaacatttaatagaaatgcaattttgacaaaattttctaatgaaataaaattttgtgaaaattttccctagaaataaaagttggacaaaattttcaatagaaataaaatttttacaaaattttctatagaaataaaattttctgaaaattttctatagaaataaaattttgacaaaattttctatagaaataaaatttggacaaaaatgtctatagaaataaaatttcgacaaaattttcaatattttcaaatatccaatccaaaattttatttctgtagacaattttgtctacagaaataaatgtttgtgaaaatgttctatagaaataaaagttggacaaaattttctatagaaataaaattttgacaaaattttcttcagagataaaattttgacaaaatttcttatagagatgaaattttgacaaaattttctataggaataaaatttttacaaaatttcctatagaagtacaaaatttaacacaattttctgtggaaataaaatgttgactaaatttactaatgatataacatgttgacaaaattttctatagaaattaaattttctttaaaaataaaattgtctataggaaaaatgCTGTTGAAACTTTATATGGATATAACATATTCGATAAtattatctatagcaataaaataaataaataaacatagatTACAACCCATATTGACTTTCTAGCATGTTGGCTTTCCGAGGCATAGCGTGGTTTATACCTCTCCAACCCTGTGGGCCATATATTCAGGACACCCCAAATGCTACTCACCTATTCTTCACCAGTAATTTTCATTAGAGTATCTAGGAATTTGTTTCTAGGAAGTGGTTGTTAAGTCCCAGAACTTACTTTTAAATATCGGCTGACATTTTTAAGAaccctaaaatatttttttaaatgcctcattataggaaaaatattttttataaaatgcttataagtaattatttattgaaaatttaggaaATTTCTGAATTTGTAATAAAGCCTTACATCTAAAATCTCTTGGAGAATGTTATCTCCATAGGACCTTTGGGTACTAGAACAGGAGTGGTATGAAATATAAATTCCACCTCTTTATGTGGTATCGGTTCAATattgaaatttgccaaaatttttgccaaagcaACTTTAACATTCATAATGCCCATACGTTGTGCTAGGAAAATAATAAGaagaaatatttaacaaataGCAATTTCCAATAGTAGCTCTTTACTTACCTATGCAATGTCTAGGTCCCTCACCGAATGGCATAAATGCTATCGGATTATAATCCTTATGCACCTCCAAAAAACGCTCCGGTCTATAGTCCATGGGCTGAGGGAAATAATCAGGATCTCTGTGAATTCCAAAGAGCGATATGACAATTGCTGTACCCTTTCTTATGGTAAAATCCATGCCAGGTATTTGAAAATCTTGTGTACACTCACGATTCAAAAAAGGCAAGCCAGGATATTTACGAGTTGTctctaaaatatttagaaacaagtaaggaaagtctaaagccgggcggggccgactatattataccctgcaccactttgtagatctaaattttcgataccatatcacatccgtcaaatgtgttgggggctatatataaaggtttgtcctaaatacatacatttaaatatcactcgatctggaccgaattagatagacttctgcaaaatctatagactcaaaatttaagtcggctaatggactagggtggaacacaatgttagtaaaaaaatatgggaaacatttaaatctgaagcaattttaaggaaacttcgcaaaagtttgtttatgatttatcgctcgatatatatgtattagaagtttaagaaaattagagtaatttttataacttttcgactaagcagtggcgattttacaaggaaattgttggtattttgaccatttttgtcgaaatcagaaaaacatttatatgggagctatatctaaatctgaaccgattttaaccaaatttggcacgcatagctacaatgctaattctactccctgtgcaaaatttcaactaaatcggagttaaaaattggcctctacggtcatatgagtgtaaatcgggcgaaagctatatatgggagatatatctaaatctgaaccgatgtcaaccaaatttggcacgcatagctacaatgctaattatactccctgtgcaaaatttcaactaaatcggagcaaaaaattggcctctgtggtcatttgagtttaaatcgggcgaaagctatatatgggagctatatctaaatctgaaccgatttcaaccaaatttgacacgcatagctacaatgctaattctactccctatgcaaaatttcaactaaatcggagcaaaaaattggcctctgtgggcaaatgagtgtaaatcgagcgaaagctatatatgggagctatatctaaatctgaaccgatttggctgatattttgcaagtttttcgagactcataaaatattcggatgtccggaatttgaggaagatcggttgatttaCACGccgattatgaccagatcggtggaaAATTTATAtgccagctatatctaaatctgaaccgatttttccaaaatcaataggggtcgtctttgagccgaaacaggaccctataccaaattttaggagaatcggactaaaactgcgagctgtactttgcacacaaaaatacaccaacagacagacagacagacagacagacggacatcgctaaatcgactcagaatttaattctaagacgatcggtatactaaacaatgggtctcagacttttccctcttggcgttacattcaaatgcacaaacttaatataccctgtaccacagtagtggtgaagggtataaaaagaacatgGAATAGTATCGCAATATgtgaattttctatatttattttgtgGGCAACAGTATTGAGAGATCCAATGATGATCGGagcattttcaaataaaaaattcgaaGCAGGGGCGGGTTTCCAGCGTcacaagaaaaattttcacaaaaaattttttcaattaaagttttaattgagtttaataaaaaaatcaataaaaaatttaattgattcaaaaaatgtttcaaatgaaacaaaaatcaatcacaataatcaatagtatcaattaattttttaattagattaaagtcctttaacctACCCATAACACATAAATCCAGATATTTCATATCTTGCACAGATTCATAACTGAGACTTCCTTGAGCTTGCAGTTTATGCTTTTCCAAGCAGAGGTCAATTTCATTTTGGGCTTTTTGTAATATTTCGGGATTCATGGCCATTTCGTACAATGTATATGCTATAGTCGATGAGGTTGTCTCTGATCCAGCTATATAGAATAACAACATATTTGCCGATATCACATCCAGGGTTATGGATTTTAAATTCTCTGCCGGTGTTTCCATATTCGAAATACGTTCAATATCATCTGAGATTTTCCCAGTATTCTTCAACTGAATCAGTAGTTGTAAAAGATCTTTACGCATAACATTATTCTTCTCACGGAATTCTATAGTCCGCTGCACAATATCTCTAACACGATAGGTTATGGGATCAGTAACTCCTAAACGACATAAAAAACCAGCTACTCTGGATAATGAGAGAAATTAGCGAAATAAGTGAGCTatgataaatacaaataaactatCACTTACGGAGGACAAATAAATCCCATGACATGACGTATCTTATGAAATACATTTCCCTGCGGATTTTTAAATAGTCCATCACTCATCAAACGGAATTCATTTTGAGGATTTGTGAAACTATTATTATCCAGACCATATATCACCGAACCAATAATGTCGATGGCATATCTGAAAAAGgcgatattaaataaaatttaaatatt encodes:
- the LOC142226950 gene encoding cytochrome P450 6d3-like is translated as MTVNNHTILHFSASPITLYCGKTNPTKMLTVFLLCITTFLIIFIKRHYSQWQRLGLPSDDCTLIPFGSLHKVFRIERPLGLVIADIYERFHDTAAVGLYMFFKPVILLRDATLVRQIMTTDFASFHDRGVYVDEKHDPLSSHLFNLKGQLWRSLRIKLTPSFSTGKLKAMFETIDEVGNNLNRYLLEKLGGENKYTVDVKDLSTTYAIDIIGSVIYGLDNNSFTNPQNEFRLMSDGLFKNPQGNVFHKIRHVMGFICPPVAGFLCRLGVTDPITYRVRDIVQRTIEFREKNNVMRKDLLQLLIQLKNTGKISDDIERISNMETPAENLKSITLDVISANMLLFYIAGSETTSSTIAYTLYEMAMNPEILQKAQNEIDLCLEKHKLQAQGSLSYESVQDMKYLDLCVMETTRKYPGLPFLNRECTQDFQIPGMDFTIRKGTAIVISLFGIHRDPDYFPQPMDYRPERFLEVHKDYNPIAFMPFGEGPRHCIAQRMGIMNVKVALAKILANFNIEPIPHKEVEFIFHTTPVLVPKGPMEITFSKRF